The Candidatus Rokuibacteriota bacterium genome contains the following window.
CAGATCTCCTCGCCGACGAGGAACACGCCGGCCTCGCCCTGGCGCATGGCATAGACACCCCTTTTCGCGGCGTCCAGCTTGCCCAGCAGGAGCGTCTTGGCGGTGCGGCCCTTCTCGGTTCCGGTCCAGAGAGTGACCCGGGTCGGCTGGTCCAGCCCGTAGGGAGCCACCGACCTCGGGGCGTCCGCCACGAACTCCTTGATCTTCGTGAACTGGAGCTTGTCGATGAAGTCGGAGAGCCGCTCCCAGTCGGCCCGGCGCGCGCGCGGCTTCACGACCTTCCACTCGGAAGGCGCCCTGGCGCGCTCGGCCGCGAGCTGCTGACCGCGGTGGCTGATCTCGAGCTGGGTCACATCCGCGCGGTTGAAGGCGAGGATGGTCTTGTCCCGGAAGTCGCTGGCCGGCTTGCTGGCATCCCGGAGCGTGAACTCGGAGAGGACGAAGACGGCCGGCTTGGCCTTCTCCTTCGCGTACACCCAGACGCCGGTCGGGTTCTTGCCCCCGAGGAGGAGCGCGAGCGGCTCGGCCTTCCCCCTGACCTTGAGCGTGACCTCCACGGCTGGAGGGTCCAGGCCAAAGTCGTCGAGCTTGCCGGGGTTCGGGTCGATCTCGCGGTCCACCTTGGCAGTCACCAGGTTCGCGACGACGTCGTCCGCCGGCCCCTTGTCACCTCTCGCCTGGACGGGGCTCAGCAGGCTCCAGCCGTCGCCCTCCCGCTTGAGGTGGACCGTGTCCGCCTTGCGCTTGAAGACCACCTCCTCCACGTCCTTCGCCTCCACCGTCCAGAGGCGGCCCTTGGCCTGCTGGGCCTTCTCCCGCTCGGGGGCTAGGCGAATCTCGTAGACGTAGTAAAAGCCCGCGAAGGCGGCCAAGAGCAGGGCGAGGACAGCGGTCGTCTTCCAGCGCATCGGCGCCGACAGCTAGTGGGTGTACCGGCGGCGGACCAGCACGGAGATCCCGCAGGCCATCACCACGAGGGGGAGCACGACCACGGGAATCCAGAAGACGAGCCGGCCTTCGGTGGCTGTCGGGACGATCGGGGTCTGCCGGATATTCTTGGGGCGGATGGCGATCAGGTCCTCCTCCTCGGCGAGCCAGCTCACGGTGTTGAGGAAGAGGTCCTTATTGCCCTGGATGTTCAGGAACTGGTTGGCGGCCAGGTTGGCGGTCCCGAAGACCACGATCCGCGCTTTGACGTTCGTTTTCCCCTCGGGCGGCTTCGTCGCCTCCACGGTCGCGACCGCGGCGACAGGCACCGGGCCGGGGCGGTCGTCAGGGTCCTGCTTCACCGCGCCGCTGTCCAGTTCCGCCCGTGTCCGCTCCCCCCAGCTCCCCGGCCCCGACTTGGCCAGCACCTGAGCACTGACGCCCTTTGGCGGCTTGGCCTGAACATCCACGGAGCGGGTGAGGGGGAAGAAGGTCAGCACGTTGCCGAACTCTTTGGTGATGGCGTGGGGCTCGTACTGGAAGATCGCGGGCACCACGAAGTCACCGCCGAAGGCGCGCGAGATCCGGTCGATGACCAGGTCGTCGCCGAGCGCGATACCGTACTTCTCCAGGTACTTCT
Protein-coding sequences here:
- a CDS encoding DUF4340 domain-containing protein; translated protein: MRWKTTAVLALLLAAFAGFYYVYEIRLAPEREKAQQAKGRLWTVEAKDVEEVVFKRKADTVHLKREGDGWSLLSPVQARGDKGPADDVVANLVTAKVDREIDPNPGKLDDFGLDPPAVEVTLKVRGKAEPLALLLGGKNPTGVWVYAKEKAKPAVFVLSEFTLRDASKPASDFRDKTILAFNRADVTQLEISHRGQQLAAERARAPSEWKVVKPRARRADWERLSDFIDKLQFTKIKEFVADAPRSVAPYGLDQPTRVTLWTGTEKGRTAKTLLLGKLDAAKRGVYAMRQGEAGVFLVGEEIWNVLPKSEADLRDKTVLDYDRDKIARIELESPKGRVVLARENDKWQIKEPEALKADEAEVGGLLGKLKDLKAQTFVAEGPAAVGRYLTKPEVKVSLLESGGQTPKTVLLGPAPEKRDGKTLAYAAVVGQGPVVLVDSQALKDLARSATDLRDRSLLGLFDPKDVRRFQVRSGGQVMLVQRKGDADWRVVEPKKGRAREARVNDLLFTLRNLKWSELVSPKGEDAARYGFDAPSFEVTLWKADGGEIGTLVVGKKEAEKTYLKTKASPAFYAVESRQLGDFPKIPDDFLS